In a genomic window of Alphaproteobacteria bacterium:
- a CDS encoding helix-turn-helix transcriptional regulator, translating to MKKTRNLSKRLSKGTTASDYRGSQELDKFGTSPSYEVLIDEDGTTHKDVLRINSDWGDRMYVDHPLSTPFEDFVKELYEAGYESAIRGGRQELSKALQNSERKKSLKTIRLARGLSQHELAKKAGLQQYQVSRYEAGKEYPSAPTIMKLCKVLNIDQNTFFELLGI from the coding sequence ATGAAAAAGACAAGGAATTTATCAAAGAGATTATCAAAAGGTACGACCGCCTCGGATTATCGAGGCTCCCAAGAGCTTGACAAGTTTGGTACATCGCCTTCGTATGAAGTATTGATTGATGAAGATGGCACAACGCATAAAGACGTACTTCGTATCAATAGTGATTGGGGAGATCGTATGTATGTGGACCATCCCCTTTCAACTCCGTTTGAGGATTTTGTAAAGGAATTATATGAAGCAGGATATGAATCAGCCATACGCGGAGGACGCCAAGAGTTATCCAAGGCTTTGCAGAATTCGGAAAGAAAGAAATCTCTTAAAACTATAAGGCTTGCAAGGGGGTTATCTCAACATGAGCTAGCTAAAAAAGCAGGCTTACAACAATATCAAGTATCACGTTACGAAGCCGGAAAAGAATATCCAAGTGCCCCTACAATTATGAAGCTATGCAAAGTGCTTAATATTGATCAGAACACATTTTTTGAATTATTGGGAATTTAA
- a CDS encoding transporter yields the protein MAALTPVLSLLGTVGSVVSAGTAILGGVQTLAGAGNRQQEKEDRLALDQLKRQQTLQQRQLEEKAALERQQIALNAKLTEDQRQTALRRAVARQRANFGAQGVGSATGSSQAVLLGLFDESDDERQRREELDALRVTALDQNVSQNRALNILQRTQLSERQKIQRQFL from the coding sequence ATGGCCGCACTTACACCCGTGCTTTCACTGCTTGGTACCGTCGGCAGCGTCGTCTCCGCCGGAACCGCTATTCTCGGAGGCGTCCAGACTCTCGCCGGCGCCGGCAACCGACAGCAGGAAAAGGAAGACCGCCTCGCCCTCGACCAGCTCAAGCGCCAGCAAACTCTTCAGCAAAGACAGCTGGAGGAAAAGGCCGCGCTCGAACGCCAGCAGATTGCGCTCAACGCAAAACTCACGGAAGATCAGCGGCAGACGGCGTTGCGCCGCGCCGTCGCAAGACAGCGCGCGAATTTCGGAGCGCAGGGAGTCGGCAGCGCCACAGGCTCGTCTCAGGCGGTCCTTCTTGGACTCTTCGATGAGTCCGATGACGAAAGACAAAGGCGCGAGGAACTGGATGCGTTGCGCGTCACCGCCCTCGATCAGAACGTCTCGCAAAATCGGGCGCTGAACATTCTTCAGCGCACACAATTATCGGAAAGACAAAAAATTCAACGCCAGTTTCTATAA
- a CDS encoding peptidoglycan-binding protein, producing the protein MFETIRSELRLSGRVGNNLENREEDVWEVRRRLHSAGHFDLGTPPEPHGYITRSMDAAIRSFQGAKGLRVDGILNPGGETETALRKIAVAGEDEFVPIPKRKPAHLDATGRSIRDEKPQEYKYLDLVPKSKTDLFKGSRAQEWEDWNALLERDKGLGSAHRKAFSEIYAFEGGMRSPTGGSACGGIVQKTLNDLKNEGFLPELASGKEKVKTSDLTQSQILTVYKAFFNDKFKGAAITAKLAPDKGYTLLDTIGDDEVAAVFADTLFRNNAGAVIEAINKTLSTNMVNDFTAGTQTFNNLRTIAEDPKKKRDFLNTLGEIRDEEFSDPGDINRHEYYRFRN; encoded by the coding sequence ATGTTCGAAACGATCAGATCAGAATTGCGGCTCAGCGGCCGCGTGGGAAACAATCTGGAGAACCGCGAGGAGGACGTTTGGGAGGTCAGGCGCCGCCTGCACAGCGCCGGACATTTTGATCTCGGCACGCCGCCGGAACCGCACGGCTATATCACACGAAGCATGGACGCCGCCATCCGCTCCTTTCAAGGCGCGAAGGGTTTGCGTGTCGATGGCATCCTCAATCCCGGCGGGGAAACGGAAACCGCGCTCAGGAAAATCGCCGTGGCAGGTGAGGATGAATTTGTGCCGATCCCGAAACGCAAGCCCGCGCATCTGGACGCGACGGGCCGTTCAATCCGTGACGAGAAGCCGCAGGAGTACAAGTATCTGGACCTTGTGCCAAAGTCGAAGACCGATCTGTTTAAGGGCAGCCGGGCGCAGGAATGGGAGGACTGGAACGCGTTGCTGGAGCGGGATAAGGGGCTTGGCTCCGCTCATAGAAAGGCGTTTTCTGAGATCTATGCTTTTGAAGGAGGTATGCGTTCGCCCACCGGGGGCTCAGCCTGCGGAGGTATCGTCCAGAAAACTCTTAATGATCTGAAAAACGAAGGGTTTTTACCAGAACTTGCTTCAGGAAAAGAGAAAGTGAAAACATCCGACTTAACTCAAAGCCAAATACTGACTGTTTATAAAGCGTTTTTTAATGACAAGTTCAAAGGAGCAGCAATAACGGCAAAACTTGCCCCTGACAAAGGATACACGCTGTTAGACACGATCGGGGATGATGAGGTCGCAGCGGTATTTGCAGATACATTGTTTAGAAATAATGCCGGAGCAGTAATCGAAGCCATAAACAAAACCCTGTCAACGAACATGGTAAATGACTTTACGGCGGGAACGCAAACATTCAACAACCTCCGCACCATTGCAGAAGACCCGAAAAAAAAGAGGGATTTTCTTAATACGTTAGGGGAAATACGCGACGAAGAATTTTCTGATCCGGGAGATATAAATCGTCACGAATATTACAGGTTCAGGAACTAA
- a CDS encoding lysozyme has product MKKALGILILCVIGLTAALALAYVTFTQGLWRFNYPAHGPGRVHGLDVSHHQGEIGWQEIPKHDYAFVYIKATEGGDWRDLKFAENWKQARANGFKTGAYHFYTLCRPPLEQAENYIAAVPLEPDALPPAVDLEFGGNCGKRPARTEFEAGLEQFIAALKERYRQEPVLYATEEFHAAYLAGTHFAGYPLWIRNIWTAPDETKYPRWHIWQYANYARVKGIDGPVDLNVMRE; this is encoded by the coding sequence ATGAAAAAGGCTCTTGGGATTTTGATTTTGTGCGTCATTGGCTTAACCGCCGCCCTCGCTCTGGCTTACGTCACCTTCACGCAAGGACTCTGGCGCTTCAACTATCCTGCTCATGGTCCAGGCAGAGTCCATGGCCTCGACGTCTCGCACCATCAGGGCGAGATCGGATGGCAGGAAATTCCAAAGCACGATTACGCCTTCGTCTATATCAAGGCCACGGAAGGCGGCGATTGGCGCGATCTTAAATTCGCCGAAAACTGGAAGCAGGCGAGAGCAAACGGATTTAAGACGGGTGCCTATCATTTCTATACGCTCTGCCGTCCCCCTTTAGAACAAGCGGAAAACTATATCGCCGCCGTGCCGCTGGAGCCGGATGCCCTGCCGCCCGCTGTCGATCTGGAGTTTGGCGGAAATTGCGGAAAGCGGCCGGCCAGGACAGAGTTCGAAGCCGGACTGGAGCAATTCATAGCAGCCCTGAAGGAACGCTATCGGCAGGAACCCGTACTTTATGCCACGGAGGAGTTTCACGCCGCCTATCTCGCGGGAACACACTTTGCCGGATACCCTCTATGGATCCGCAATATCTGGACGGCGCCGGATGAAACTAAATATCCGCGCTGGCACATCTGGCAATATGCCAACTACGCCCGCGTGAAGGGGATAGATGGCCCCGTCGATCTCAACGTCATGAGAGAGTAA
- a CDS encoding type I secretion C-terminal target domain-containing protein codes for MSTYSQFGFGSPLGDNFVRQNEDGTATQFFWTTEGVITTKEFDSTELENLLRTIQYHTLFDSVMDYAFATGQDYHIEAVHILGNGEDDEAYNGLNDYVEAGLGNDVISAGDGQNEVYGGDGEDFIIASQGEDLLFGNKDDDSVQGGSNKDYVFGGGGADFVNGGPGEDVISGGADDDILTGGNGHDIIFDLFGNNNISGHAGDDFIIAGDGDDTIKGDQGEDIIHAGGGADFVRGDDGNDHIFGGEGDDTLYGAAGDDVIYADAGDDYVNGYGDNDIIYGGAGSDNLHGDAGNDKLYADDPTAPGVPSDDKLLGGAGEDELYGGYGRDLLKGGLDDDLLAARGHGQSVMWGEQGNDTFAFDGLPEGKAHQIKDFTFGEDVINISDLLEGFDPLTSSIDHFVRIFFRDAGRTDLKVNVDGTGDDWIPVVSVLADFTGTSPGIMRASGDLVADHKLFTGDVV; via the coding sequence ATGAGCACATATTCTCAATTCGGATTTGGCAGCCCCCTGGGCGATAATTTTGTACGTCAGAATGAGGACGGCACCGCCACCCAGTTTTTCTGGACCACCGAGGGCGTAATAACAACCAAGGAATTTGACAGCACGGAACTCGAAAACCTCTTACGCACGATCCAGTATCACACGCTGTTCGACTCTGTGATGGATTACGCCTTTGCCACAGGGCAGGATTACCACATCGAAGCCGTGCATATTCTTGGAAACGGCGAGGATGACGAGGCCTATAACGGCCTGAACGATTACGTCGAGGCTGGTCTGGGCAACGATGTGATTTCAGCCGGAGACGGCCAGAACGAGGTTTATGGCGGCGACGGTGAGGATTTCATCATCGCCAGTCAGGGCGAAGACCTCCTTTTCGGTAACAAGGACGACGATAGCGTCCAAGGCGGCAGCAACAAGGATTACGTCTTCGGCGGCGGCGGCGCGGATTTCGTCAATGGCGGTCCGGGCGAGGACGTGATCTCGGGCGGTGCGGATGACGACATCCTGACCGGCGGCAACGGTCACGATATTATCTTCGATCTGTTCGGCAACAATAACATCAGCGGCCATGCGGGCGACGATTTTATCATCGCGGGCGATGGCGACGACACGATCAAGGGCGATCAGGGAGAGGATATCATCCATGCCGGCGGCGGCGCGGATTTTGTGCGCGGCGACGACGGCAACGATCATATCTTCGGCGGCGAAGGGGACGATACGCTTTACGGCGCCGCGGGCGATGACGTGATCTATGCCGATGCAGGTGACGATTACGTCAACGGTTATGGCGACAACGACATTATCTATGGCGGCGCGGGCAGCGATAATCTGCATGGCGATGCCGGTAATGACAAACTTTACGCGGACGATCCAACCGCTCCCGGCGTCCCCAGCGATGACAAGCTTCTGGGCGGCGCGGGCGAGGATGAGCTTTACGGCGGCTATGGCCGCGATCTGCTTAAGGGCGGCCTCGATGACGATCTTCTGGCGGCCAGAGGTCACGGCCAGAGCGTGATGTGGGGCGAACAGGGAAACGACACCTTCGCCTTCGATGGTCTACCCGAGGGCAAGGCGCATCAGATCAAGGATTTCACCTTCGGCGAGGATGTCATCAACATCAGCGACCTGCTTGAGGGCTTCGACCCGCTGACCAGCAGCATCGACCACTTCGTCCGCATCTTCTTCCGCGACGCGGGCCGTACTGATCTCAAGGTCAACGTGGACGGAACCGGAGACGATTGGATCCCCGTAGTCTCCGTTCTCGCGGACTTCACAGGCACCAGCCCCGGCATCATGCGGGCATCCGGTGATCTGGTGGCCGATCATAAATTGTTCACCGGCGACGTGGTGTAA
- a CDS encoding SppA protein, whose protein sequence is MSNETLKQVIKKWGADIYNYNGPVTRDHAYFFYEVVAANKSQENKTAILFLKTGGGDADAAYIISRTLQSLYEKVIVAVTERCKSAGTIIAISAHELYMAGMAEFGPLDVQMLKDDEIQARSSGLDVMQGLSSAQSAAFEAFEHFFLSLVQKSEGRISTKTASEIALQLAAELYKPITAQIDPVRLGETQRSIDIARAYGEKLANVSNNLHEGALMRLIGGYPSHSYVIDLLEAKEIFKNVSPMDDSFLALGKLLLERNGVFCLNRNIRQNHERPNDSPTKQNNNDPREDNSETNAVNTADSAGDKQEDKREHG, encoded by the coding sequence ATGAGTAATGAAACACTTAAGCAAGTGATTAAGAAGTGGGGCGCAGACATATATAATTACAACGGCCCGGTCACAAGAGATCATGCTTATTTTTTCTATGAGGTTGTAGCTGCCAACAAATCGCAGGAAAATAAAACCGCAATACTTTTTCTTAAAACAGGTGGTGGTGATGCAGATGCTGCCTACATAATATCAAGAACCCTGCAGTCGCTGTATGAGAAAGTGATTGTGGCCGTAACAGAACGCTGCAAGAGCGCTGGGACAATCATAGCGATTAGTGCTCATGAATTGTATATGGCAGGTATGGCGGAGTTTGGCCCTCTCGATGTTCAGATGCTTAAGGATGACGAAATACAAGCCAGAAGTTCAGGTCTTGATGTCATGCAGGGGCTTAGCTCTGCTCAAAGTGCTGCATTTGAGGCCTTTGAGCACTTCTTTCTTAGTTTAGTACAAAAATCTGAGGGAAGAATATCCACTAAAACAGCATCAGAGATAGCCCTTCAACTAGCAGCAGAGCTTTACAAGCCTATAACGGCTCAAATTGATCCCGTAAGGTTGGGAGAGACGCAGAGATCAATAGATATAGCAAGAGCATATGGCGAAAAGCTTGCAAATGTATCAAATAACTTGCATGAGGGTGCTTTAATGAGGCTTATTGGTGGCTATCCAAGCCATTCCTATGTGATTGATTTGCTTGAAGCTAAGGAAATATTTAAGAATGTGTCTCCAATGGATGATAGCTTTTTAGCTCTCGGCAAGTTACTATTAGAGCGCAATGGAGTTTTTTGTCTCAACAGAAATATTAGGCAAAACCATGAAAGACCAAATGACTCACCCACAAAACAAAACAACAACGATCCTCGAGAAGATAATTCAGAGACAAATGCTGTCAACACAGCAGACTCTGCAGGAGATAAACAAGAAGATAAAAGAGAACATGGATGA
- the terL gene encoding phage terminase large subunit — protein MEKIKQCPLPLFLVLWNQRQGQKTPALHLRMAEWLEQAREQDKTRLLLMAFRSAGKSTVAGIFAAWLLYRNRDLRILVLAADDALARKMVRNVKRIIERHPLTAHLKPRNADQWAADRFTIRRNLELRDPSMLARGLTANATGSRADIIIYDDVEVPATCDTAGKREDLRERLSETAYILSPGGTQLYLGTPHHYCSIYADQPRAEQGEEREFLHGFERLVLPIMDEDEKSLWPERFSPEDIKRLKIATGPNRFESQMMLRPVNSVEGRLDPSALQIYNDELDYTRELGALLIGAKKMLSASAWWDPAFGKSSGDKSVLAIVFADGEGSYYLHHLEYIALKQKSEEDEATQQCKIVAALSKAHLLPSVTVEINGIGRFLPNILRREMARENIPCSVLEVSSTRPKDIRILEAFETLLASRRLHVYRQVLKTPFAMEMREWRPGGKGQDDGLDAVSGALSLQPDRLGRFPRKGGHIWMGKLAPHKADTDFKV, from the coding sequence ATGGAAAAAATCAAACAATGCCCCCTCCCGCTTTTCCTCGTCCTCTGGAACCAGAGGCAGGGGCAGAAAACCCCGGCGCTGCATCTGCGGATGGCGGAGTGGCTGGAGCAGGCGAGAGAACAGGACAAAACGCGCCTCCTGCTCATGGCCTTCCGCAGCGCAGGCAAAAGCACGGTGGCGGGGATTTTCGCGGCGTGGCTTTTGTATCGCAATCGGGATTTGCGTATCCTTGTTTTGGCGGCGGATGACGCGCTGGCGAGAAAGATGGTCAGAAACGTCAAGCGCATCATCGAGCGCCACCCGCTGACCGCGCACCTAAAGCCGCGCAACGCCGATCAGTGGGCCGCCGACCGTTTCACCATCCGCAGAAATCTGGAACTGCGCGACCCCTCCATGCTCGCCCGTGGCCTGACCGCCAACGCGACGGGCAGCCGCGCCGATATCATCATCTACGACGACGTGGAGGTGCCTGCGACCTGCGACACGGCGGGAAAGCGCGAGGACTTGCGCGAGAGACTCTCCGAGACCGCCTACATTCTCAGCCCCGGCGGAACGCAGCTTTATCTGGGCACCCCGCATCATTACTGCTCGATCTATGCCGATCAGCCGAGAGCGGAGCAGGGAGAGGAGCGGGAATTTCTGCACGGCTTCGAACGTCTTGTTCTGCCCATCATGGATGAAGATGAAAAAAGCCTCTGGCCGGAACGTTTTTCGCCCGAAGATATCAAGCGCCTGAAAATCGCAACGGGTCCGAACAGGTTTGAATCGCAGATGATGCTTCGCCCCGTGAACAGCGTGGAGGGTCGCCTCGATCCATCCGCATTGCAAATCTATAACGATGAACTGGATTATACCCGCGAACTCGGCGCGCTCTTGATCGGCGCAAAAAAAATGCTCTCGGCCAGCGCATGGTGGGATCCGGCCTTCGGCAAATCCTCCGGCGATAAAAGCGTTCTCGCAATAGTCTTCGCGGACGGGGAGGGGAGCTATTACCTCCATCACCTCGAATATATCGCCTTGAAACAAAAATCCGAAGAAGACGAAGCCACGCAGCAATGCAAGATCGTCGCCGCTCTTTCAAAAGCACATCTCTTGCCCAGCGTAACGGTGGAGATCAACGGCATCGGCCGCTTCCTGCCCAACATCCTGCGCCGCGAGATGGCGCGGGAGAATATCCCGTGCAGTGTGCTGGAGGTCAGCAGCACCCGCCCGAAGGACATAAGAATTCTCGAAGCTTTCGAGACGCTTCTGGCTTCGCGCCGGCTGCACGTATACAGGCAGGTTCTGAAAACGCCTTTTGCTATGGAGATGCGCGAATGGCGCCCCGGCGGTAAGGGGCAGGATGACGGGCTGGACGCCGTTTCGGGCGCGTTATCCCTGCAGCCCGACAGGTTAGGGCGCTTCCCGCGTAAAGGCGGCCATATCTGGATGGGAAAACTCGCGCCCCATAAGGCGGACACGGACTTTAAGGTGTGA
- a CDS encoding cell wall hydrolase has translation MQEFFNRVTVDVLARTLWGEARGEGTEGLQAVASVVLNRVKIAQKRGKFWWGNTIIQVCQKPYQFSCWNRSDPSFKRLQEVDERNLYFATSLRIARRAVAGVLEDITHGATHYHANYVKPYWAKGQEPVATIGNHIFYKLVEG, from the coding sequence ATGCAGGAATTCTTCAACCGCGTCACCGTGGACGTTCTCGCCCGCACCTTGTGGGGCGAGGCACGGGGCGAGGGCACGGAAGGACTTCAGGCCGTGGCCAGCGTCGTCCTCAACCGTGTGAAGATCGCGCAAAAACGCGGCAAATTCTGGTGGGGCAATACGATCATTCAGGTCTGCCAGAAACCCTACCAGTTTTCCTGCTGGAACCGCTCCGACCCCTCGTTCAAGAGACTTCAGGAAGTGGATGAAAGAAATCTTTATTTCGCCACGTCCCTGCGTATCGCCCGCCGCGCCGTCGCCGGGGTGCTGGAGGATATCACCCACGGCGCAACGCACTACCACGCGAATTACGTCAAACCTTACTGGGCGAAGGGGCAGGAACCCGTCGCCACCATCGGCAACCACATTTTCTACAAACTCGTTGAAGGATAA
- a CDS encoding ribokinase: MVSALVSKIGVPILIAILSEVLGEVDNPAAKTASKALAKVDEALKTGGITPEQLAEANRHAERMAELQLEDFKSALAEVNQSLRAEVASEDGYVRRMRPTFGYLMALTWAAQMFAIAYVIVFDTDKAGVVMASMGSLSAIWAVGLSVLGIYVYRRSDDKQLLGAAKEVIFWEPRGKNK, translated from the coding sequence ATGGTCTCCGCCCTTGTCTCGAAAATCGGCGTCCCGATCCTCATCGCCATCCTCTCCGAAGTGCTGGGGGAGGTAGACAACCCCGCCGCAAAAACCGCCTCAAAAGCCTTGGCAAAGGTGGACGAAGCCCTGAAAACGGGAGGCATCACGCCCGAACAGCTCGCCGAGGCCAACCGCCACGCCGAACGCATGGCCGAACTCCAGCTGGAGGATTTCAAATCCGCCCTCGCGGAGGTCAACCAGTCCCTGCGCGCCGAAGTCGCCTCGGAGGATGGGTACGTCCGCCGGATGCGCCCCACCTTCGGCTATCTCATGGCGCTCACATGGGCGGCGCAGATGTTTGCGATTGCCTATGTCATCGTCTTTGATACGGATAAAGCCGGGGTCGTCATGGCCTCGATGGGGTCATTAAGCGCGATCTGGGCGGTGGGCCTCTCCGTTCTGGGCATCTACGTCTACCGCCGCAGCGACGACAAGCAGCTCCTCGGCGCGGCGAAGGAGGTCATTTTTTGGGAGCCGAGGGGGAAAAATAAATAA
- a CDS encoding TIGR04255 family protein → MSKEVVYENPPLIEVICELRWPLKVYRQYGNQPIDKYYHDYESEFSSFISEKGYKEVQSRIPADMPVEILGSAPVLQLRKEKDTWPLFQIGPGLFTANTVPPYNGWSSFRNDFHLGLEALYKSYPAASSLLKFSQMELRYINGFDEKFDYSPENFRDYSKHEFGFGFSLSEAIEKSAVEREKIAFISSFNFDLKDIKDSLANIKIAKGQQKNKDSLILELGITKKFKESTIQEQEDVAKWFDDAHRVISRWFDMSVSKKIREKMGKTKTIEVNN, encoded by the coding sequence ATGAGTAAAGAAGTTGTTTATGAAAATCCCCCTCTGATTGAGGTTATTTGTGAATTAAGGTGGCCATTAAAAGTTTATAGGCAGTACGGTAATCAGCCTATCGATAAATATTATCACGATTACGAGAGTGAATTTTCTTCTTTTATATCTGAAAAAGGATACAAGGAAGTCCAGAGCCGTATCCCCGCTGATATGCCTGTGGAGATTTTGGGGAGTGCTCCAGTGCTCCAGTTAAGGAAAGAGAAAGACACTTGGCCCCTTTTTCAAATAGGTCCAGGACTTTTTACCGCTAATACAGTACCACCATACAATGGCTGGTCTAGTTTTCGTAATGATTTTCATTTAGGACTGGAAGCCCTATATAAAAGCTATCCAGCAGCATCTAGTCTTCTTAAATTTTCTCAAATGGAACTTCGTTACATTAATGGTTTTGATGAAAAATTTGATTACTCTCCAGAAAACTTCAGAGACTACTCCAAGCATGAGTTTGGGTTCGGTTTCTCTCTGTCTGAAGCAATAGAAAAATCCGCTGTTGAAAGGGAAAAAATAGCGTTTATTAGCTCCTTTAATTTCGATTTAAAGGATATTAAAGATAGTCTTGCTAATATTAAAATTGCAAAAGGGCAGCAAAAAAATAAGGATTCTCTGATTTTAGAATTAGGAATAACCAAAAAATTCAAAGAATCTACCATTCAAGAACAAGAAGATGTAGCCAAATGGTTTGATGATGCGCATAGAGTTATAAGCAGATGGTTTGATATGAGTGTAAGTAAAAAAATTAGAGAAAAGATGGGTAAGACAAAAACAATAGAGGTTAATAATTAA
- a CDS encoding type II toxin-antitoxin system VapC family toxin, producing MTRAVFVDACFWIALFQKNSSLHEIAKKLGNYLEGRVVTSEMVLVEFLTSFAGYSEQMKTQIYLFVRKLQESENVEIVPQTSDLFEEAFNLLENRKDKTWSLTDCASFLIMEHQGMQEALTEDVHFEQNNYRALMRAS from the coding sequence ATGACTCGGGCAGTATTTGTTGATGCTTGTTTTTGGATAGCATTATTTCAAAAAAACTCCTCACTTCACGAAATTGCAAAAAAACTAGGTAATTATCTTGAAGGAAGAGTTGTTACTAGCGAGATGGTTCTTGTAGAGTTTTTGACCTCATTCGCAGGCTATAGCGAGCAAATGAAGACGCAAATTTATCTTTTTGTAAGAAAACTACAAGAATCTGAAAATGTTGAGATTGTTCCGCAAACATCTGATCTTTTCGAAGAGGCATTTAACCTTCTAGAAAACAGAAAAGATAAAACATGGTCATTAACAGACTGCGCTTCGTTTTTGATAATGGAACATCAGGGTATGCAAGAGGCTCTTACTGAAGATGTGCATTTTGAGCAGAATAATTACAGAGCACTTATGAGAGCAAGTTAA
- a CDS encoding NADP-dependent isocitrate dehydrogenase — MSKKTPITVARGDGIGPEIMDATLDILTAAGAALDIEEIEIGKAVYERGIMNGIEPKSWDSLHRTKVFLKAPITTPQGGGFKSLNVTVRKALGLFANVRPCVAYHPYVKTHFPEMDLVIVRENEEDLYAGIEHRQTQDVIQSLKLISRPGSERIVRYAFEYARANGRKKVTCMAKDNIMKMADGLFHAVFDEIGKEYPDIQQEFYIIDIGTARIAARPGAFDVIVTENLYGDIISDVAVEVTGSVGLGGSCNIGTDFGMFEAVHGSAPDIAGKGIANPSGLLLGAILMLNHIGQNPIATKVHNAWYKTIEDGIHTGDIYDSDFSKQKVGTADFARAVIDRLGQNPKKFGTVDYGQGSGKGLVLPPLKSVPKEKKELVGADIFLDWQGKPEDLATKLKTALVKGLELSVISNRGVKVWPDGQPGTFCSDHWCVRFTGKGVSHVLVLQQLANLEKAGVDFIKLENLYTFNGKSGFTVAQGE; from the coding sequence ATGTCCAAAAAAACACCCATCACGGTTGCCAGAGGCGACGGCATCGGCCCGGAAATCATGGACGCGACGCTGGATATCCTGACCGCCGCCGGGGCCGCGCTGGACATCGAGGAGATCGAGATCGGCAAGGCGGTCTATGAGCGCGGCATTATGAACGGCATCGAGCCGAAATCTTGGGACTCCCTGCACCGCACGAAAGTCTTCCTCAAAGCCCCCATCACCACGCCGCAGGGCGGGGGCTTCAAATCCCTCAACGTCACGGTCAGAAAGGCGCTGGGCCTGTTCGCGAATGTCCGCCCCTGCGTGGCCTATCATCCTTACGTCAAAACCCACTTTCCCGAAATGGACCTCGTCATCGTCCGCGAGAACGAAGAGGATCTGTACGCCGGGATCGAACACCGCCAGACGCAGGACGTGATCCAGTCCCTGAAGCTCATCTCCCGCCCCGGGTCCGAGCGCATCGTCCGCTACGCTTTTGAATATGCCCGCGCCAACGGCAGGAAAAAGGTCACCTGCATGGCCAAGGACAACATCATGAAGATGGCCGACGGCCTGTTCCACGCGGTCTTCGACGAGATCGGCAAGGAATATCCGGATATCCAGCAGGAATTCTATATCATAGACATCGGCACGGCGCGTATCGCCGCCCGCCCCGGCGCGTTCGACGTGATCGTGACGGAAAACCTTTACGGCGATATTATTTCAGACGTGGCCGTTGAAGTGACCGGGTCGGTCGGGCTCGGCGGCTCCTGTAATATCGGCACCGATTTCGGGATGTTCGAGGCCGTCCACGGCTCCGCGCCCGATATCGCGGGCAAGGGCATCGCTAACCCCTCCGGCCTGCTGCTCGGCGCCATCCTGATGCTCAACCATATCGGCCAGAACCCGATCGCTACCAAGGTCCATAACGCGTGGTACAAGACCATCGAGGACGGGATTCATACAGGCGATATCTATGATTCCGACTTCAGCAAGCAGAAGGTCGGTACGGCGGACTTCGCCAGGGCCGTGATCGACCGTCTCGGTCAGAACCCCAAGAAGTTCGGCACGGTGGATTACGGGCAGGGGTCCGGCAAGGGGCTGGTCCTGCCGCCCCTTAAATCCGTCCCCAAAGAGAAAAAGGAACTGGTCGGTGCCGATATCTTCCTCGACTGGCAGGGAAAACCCGAGGATCTGGCCACCAAACTCAAGACCGCCCTCGTCAAGGGGCTGGAACTGAGCGTCATTTCCAACCGGGGGGTCAAGGTCTGGCCGGACGGGCAGCCCGGAACCTTCTGTTCCGACCACTGGTGCGTCCGCTTTACGGGCAAGGGGGTCAGCCATGTCCTTGTTTTACAACAGCTTGCCAACCTCGAAAAAGCGGGGGTAGACTTCATCAAGCTGGAAAACCTCTATACGTTTAACGGGAAATCCGGCTTTACGGTTGCACAGGGCGAATGA